The genome window AAAACAAATTAACTCAACGCACGGCTTGTCATTTAACCGGCGGTGTGAGCAACCGGATCTAGTAAGACAGCGAGCGATGGAGAGAGAAGGAAGGGCTTCGTGGATGAAATATGGGCCTgttgtgtccctgtttgtgGTTATTTTGTCCTTCTGGTTCCGGTCACCCCAGAATGAAGTACTGGACGACCGGCTGGACACCGTCCTGTCCTCTCTGCTCCGGGCTGAAGGAAAAGTCGGGGTGAACAACGTGGCCCGACCTAAAGTGGCAGTGGGTAAGTACAGGTGATGTTAGCTAACGCTGCCTAGCCTAACATCAGTTAGAGTCTAAATACGGAGTCTATGAGCTAATAATCATTGATGTAATGTATAGCATGCACAAGAGCTCGTATTGACTGGTTATGCTCCAGGTTAAATAACAAAACATGAATTGCTCTGTGACACAGCAGAACAAAACACATATCATTCTAACCATGTataccagaggtggaagaagtaagtagatattgtacttaagtaaaagtacaaataccaaagtgtaggaatactataTTACAAATAAATGTCCTGCTATCAAAATTGTTCTTAAATAcactacttgagtaaatgtacctaGTTACTTTAGACCACTGACTGACACAAGGGTAAACATTAGCTAAAGGGGTCATTCCTAGGTTTCCAGGGTCCTTATTACGTAAAAGATTGTACATTATGGGAATGGTTGAAAGGGAAATTGAAGTTTCCAATGCACTTTGAACCTCTGTGGAGATGTCAACGTCTAGAGGCAACACATTTGTTATTAAGAAGTACAACATCAGTGGGCTTTAAAGAGCTATGGTTTGGGTGATTTTCACACATTAACCCAAACTGGCTTGGATATTTGACCAAGGCAATTTAAAACAATTctgaaaacataaaacaatttgAAAGGTCTCCTAAATGTGTAAAGGATATTGAGCTGGGAGGCATGGGACCCTGGGAACATGTGTACACTATGAAGTTAACCTAGCTACACATTTCCCTTTTTCTGTTAATATCTGGAGGTTTGTCAGCAAATGAATGACTTAGGGAAAATCAATTAGATCTTAGCTAGTGTTGTATTGTTGATTGTAGTTTGGACAAATAGGGAGGTTACAGAGGGTCGACCATTAATGTTTAGCACTTTTAAACATCAGTTCAGAGATCCTCCATCCACCATCAGGAACATTGCTGGAATTCTTCACCTGACAAGCTGCTTAAGATAGTTTACAGCAAACAACATTATTTGCATGCTGGCCCGTCTTTCACTATCCTGATCTAATCCTAAAATCTTGTCCTTTGAGCCTTGTTACGACCGCACAACAGATGTGATCCCCTATCAGTCCAACCTTTACCCAGTTCAACATGCTTAGCCACGCAGTCATCGCTTACATTGTTATTATTCAGATTAAATGTATAAGGCATAACAAGTTGCATCTCATTATAATGTTTCTTATATTAGGTGCTTCACTGGCCTGTTGACTTTCAACCAaaagcacagtaaatatgtaatttGTGCTGATCTTATGACCTAATAATGTGCACAGGTCTTCTTGTTAAACTTTATATTATGGAAAGCAAATTATCTAAAGAGAAAAGCAGATGGTTAGCAAAGTGCATTGAAAAGCAAAGCAAACAAAGCAGCAAGAAGTTAAATATGTTAAATAAAGTGAAACAAACTAACTTTTTCCATTGCCTTTTCTCCCAGCTTAATAACTTAGTCAGGCAGTCTGGGTTTTTGCTAAGCGTATTGGCCTTGGTTCAGACTTGACAGAAAATATTGTCGATGAAAGCTATGCGTTGGTGACTCGTGAGCCCGAACTGTATCGATGTGTCGCATCATTTGACCTGCCATGGTGGCAGAAAAATGATGCAGCTCAGCAGCTGCATGTGAGGACTCGTACATGCTCAGTTTACTCACTGCCGATCATAAATTTGTCTTTGTTCATCTAATGTTCAGTTTGACTGCAGTCATAGCACTGCAACTAACATTGTTTATTCACCTgtgaattatatatatatatcctttatttaaccaggtaaaagactcattgagattaaaatcccttttccaagagtgacctggccaagaagggcagcatgtacgAAGTTACAACAGATAAAATACAGACAAgacaggcagacaaatacagctgtaaaacacaaataaaatggcacattagccagtcaatatgcgaaataaaacaaactattaaaaatcattaaaaactggcaacatttaaaacgattttttgatatacgagcactcacatctACCAATGGTGTCGTGTTCTCTGTCCTTTAAGATGGACCTGAATTCCCCCATAGTGATTACATCTGAGAGTTTCAGCTCCTTCTGTACATTGTTCCaagctgtggggggggggggcagcatatTTAAAAGCTGTTTTACCCAGTTTTGTTCTCACTGTAGGAACCAGCATCTGAATAAAATCTGTGAATGATCTTCTGGAGATGAATGGTTTTGTCAATGACATGTCAGAAACTAGTGAAACATGTCCATCCCTCTAAGTCCATGGAGGTTTCTTTAACCGTCTTGCTTTATCAGTCCAAAACCCAAAGATATTAATTAAAGCTATTTATTCCATTTAGATGTTTAATATGATATAAACGAGCAAAGAAAGAAACATGTGCCATCTTTGCATGAATTATAACTATTAATCAAAATAGTGTCTTTATTATTTGTCTTTATAGTGTAGGTCATCTCTTTATCTACTTCATTTTGACCCTAGATTTGGAGTTGTAAACCTGATTCTAGGtaaatgttttaaacatttatctcttttcctccccctctcctcccccACAGGGTTTGGAGGCTGTGTGGACCTGATAGTGGACGGGGTTTCGTTGCTGAATAAGATCGGCCTCGCTCACACAGACCAGCCCCTGCACCACGACCTCATAGAAAATGAAGTGCAGCTGGCTCAGAGCTTCGCCTACTTCTTCGCACCGGGAGCTGCCGCAGAGTGAGTACAACTTTGATATAATTCTTGATGAACTTAAGTCTGTTTGTGACAACAGCAAATATACATAAAACATCCGTTAGCAAACTCTCACACTCCAAGGCTCATTTTTCAAGTCGTACTTTAAGCTCACTGTTTTCCAAACGCATGCACTTTTGCTAAAACTTGACTAATTAATACATTCTAATTGAATAGGAAAGATGGGGAACATGGAGTAGATGGAAACTTTGTCAGGACAAGTCAAGAGTAGATTTCAAAGAAAACAGTTTCTTTGTTGCGATGCATACCTCAGGCTGCCTACCGCCTATCACATGATCTTTCACAAACACTATGCGATTTCACCATGAATGTGAAAGGGTTTATTTGCATGCATATTACATttgtacatgtcatttgttagacgcttttatccaaagcgacttacatacatactcaatactgtgggcaatccccacaggagcaatttggggtgaagtgtcttgcccagggacacaacgacatgctgactgcgtGGGACtggaacttgctaccccctgattcgaagtccagcacactatccactgagccacagccgccctGTACATATAAATAAGTACAATGAAACACGCTATGTTTTTCttataaaatagacatactagatagatagtgtgtgtgtgtgtgtgtgtgtgtgtgtgtgtgtgtgtgtgtgtgtgtgtgtgtgtgtgtgtgtgtgtgtgtgtgtgtgtgtgtgtgtgtgtgtgtgtgtgtgtgtgtgtgtgtgtgtgtgtgtgtgtgtgtgtgtgtgtgtgtgtgtgtgtgtgtgtgtgtgtgtgtgtgtgtgtgtgtgtgtgtgtgtgtgtgtgtgtgtgtgtgtgtgtgtgtgtgtgtgtgtgtgtgtgtgtgtgtgtgtgtgtgtgtgtgtgtgtgtgtgtgtgtgtgtgtgtgtgtgtgtgtgtgtgtgtgtgtgtgtgtgtgtgtgtggcctggtTTCTTGTGGATTTAGGGATTGTAAAGACTATAATTTGGAGGCACTTCCGCCAAAAAAGAAACTTGATCTGTGCAAAGAAGAAATTGTTGCCACGAGTACTGCAgattatttcacattttaaaatgagtcGTATGTCTTCAGAAAGAGAAATATGTTTAGAGGTACAGATAAGCATGAATATACAAGTTAGAAATATCTACAGGTTGAACCAGATTATGGTTGTTTGTGTACCATGAGGCTCAATGAACACGACTCATGCTTCTTTTGTTTTCCATGTGATGGCTTCACTCAGAATGACTCGGCAGAAATATTTCAGCTATTATTACAAGGGTGCTTGCTTACGTAGTGTCAGGTGTCTCATAGCAACAAGGGGAGCCACTTCCTGTATATATTAAACACAGTCAAGTATTGAAGAGGATTTTAAGTtgtctgttttctttttctgagtATACATTGGTTTTCACCATTGGTGTTCACAGATGTTCAGATTCACGTGTTCTGCAACAGACCTGGTGAACAGGTTTCAGTTCTTGGACCAAGGCACATTTATTTAAACGGCATATTTCAAAAGCCTGTGGCCTAAGGTTTTCATTGTCATATCCACACCCtagctatgcacacatgacaataaaagccttgaaacttgaatTCACAATGCTTTACAAATGAATAAAATAACTACGACACGATAAGAAAAATATGAAGTTTTGAGAGGAAATTGTGTTGGTTCTTTCAAGTTTCAACATTGTTTAACTTCTTTCTGTCTTGCAGGCGTTTTGTGCTAAATGACACCTTCTTCAGCGAGCTGGTGGAAGCGTCTCGTGACCTACCCGGCAACAGATGGGCAATAGGCGGCAATGCCCCGGTGATGGCTGGCCGCATGGCAACCGAGGGATGTGATTTATTGCTAGGGGGGAGTTTCAGCCCCGAATTCACTGATGTCCTGTCTGAACACATTGCaggtacaaacacacacacacatacagtacacttcTGTGCCCTCAGTGTACTAAACCGACCCGTTCTCCTTCACTTCCTGTTCTGAATCCCTCTGTGTTTCCAGTGGCAGGGAACATAGTTGAGGAGCCAGACATTCATCTGATCCTGGAGTATCCGTCTGGTGCTAGCTGGGGTCAATACACGTCACGTAGAGCCAACAGGTATGTGTTAGTGGAGCGTTCGgtacacactttgagaagctgcAGGGAACTGTATATGTGAGAGTATTTAAACCAGAGGCACATTTTCAATCATGCACAGGAGACTGAATCTGATAGATGTTGTCAGTATCAGAACCTGTGTGTGTTAGATGCATGCATATTAATGTTACCCTATGCAGTATTTGAAGCTCACTGTTTTTCCCTCTGTAGATATATCGTCCACAGCGATGACCATAACCCCTACTTGGACTCCATGGCTGCTTTTGCAGAGAAACTCAAAGGCTTTGACCCAGATCTGCTGGTGGTGGGTGGGCTGCAAATGATGGATAACTTCCCCTTCCAGTCAGGTAATTTGGTGAATAGGGATGTAATGATATAGGATTTAGATTTTCAGAATAATTTGATTGTGGTCAGTTTTCAAACCCGCATCATTGAAGATGTTCTCACAtgagttacttgaaaacaaTCTCCAGTTTGTTATCAAGCTAAAGAAATGAAAAATACagtctaattaaaaaaaaaagaaaaagatacaacgatgatgatgatgatgatgtaagAAAGAATAGAATCTCACAATGTTGCTTCTAAGTTCATCAAATCCATTAATTACTATCCTTACTGCTTTATGACTTATGTTTACTTCATTTAAGAATGtttcattttgttttgttatgtctGTGATACAAGAGAAATAGGCGTTCATtattattaaacattgttccaCATTACTTTGTGATTGTTAATGTTTGGGTACCTTTCTTCCCTTTCCCTTCTTTTATTTCTCGATTCCAGGTGAGCGCGAGGCTCTGCTCTCCCGCCTCGCcgacctcctctcctcctcctctcctacgATTGGAGTCCATTTTGAGATGGCTAGTTTTGTAGAAGAGGGTATAATGGAGGAACTTTTTCACTATGTCATTCTCCATGTATGTATAACTGCTGGTTAAACTTTTCAAATCAACACATTACTTAACATTGAAGGCTACTAGaacaattacacaaacacagggTCGAAAAAGGAAATAAGGGAAATAATAAAAAGGTAAAAGGTGTTTTGACAAATATTTCCAGGTAGTTTGAAACTGGATTTGCTTAGTGAAATGTATTGAATACATTTCTAAACAAAATGTGCCCCCCTGCATTTGTATAGTTCCTCTCTTCTTGTCTTTTATCTGTTTTGTATGATTATTTTAGCTTGCTCCCTATTTTCTTGCtgtattaaaaacacatttagtaAAGAAAAGTTGAAGGCAGCATAGGAAGATGCCAGCTCAGTTAAAGGCTGACCAGTAATCTAACTCGTCACTCTGTGTTCCCAGGCCGACTCTTTAGGCATGAATGAACAGGAGCTTCCCAACCTGCTCAGCCTGCTGAAAGGCTCCAACATCACGGTGTTGTCAGACCCTAACCCTCGTGTAGCCACCGTCCTCGACCAGATGAGGGAGGTGTACCGCATCGTGAACCTCCGCTCAAAGGAAGCCAGCAACACGAGCAGCGCTAAAGCGAAGCCGCTGACTCGGCTCCACGTCCACACGCTCGCCTTTCAGGCCATGATCGTGACCCACGGCTCCAAGTGGAAGAACACCATGTCGGCCACCGCCAAGGCGTCTCTCACGGCTAACCGCCACGTCTGCGGCTCCGATGACATCGACCCCAGCAAGGCCCGGCTCATCATGGACGACTCGTTCTCTGTGAGCCAGCGGGAGGGCAGCGTGCGGATCCCTCTGCAGGAGAGCCGGCCCGTCAGCTGCTGGGATGAGGACGACTACGAGATCTGCGTGGCCCCGGTGCTCGTGTGCACCGAGGTTTACCAAACTGCAGGCGGAGGAGACAACGTCTCAGCCGCCGGCCTGGTGCTGCAGATCTAGAGAAGGACACTGTGTGCTTTATCTGTGTGTCGTGCTCTGTGAGCCTGGACACTTGATCTAGGTGTGATACAAAGTACCCAGCAAACATGGGTACTGATTGTAAAATGTTTCAGGCTAATGCTGTCGCCCTGGCAGCTCCTGGTGGACCAATAGGAAAAGTGAATATCAGTTGTAGGAGTCACATGATGGGTTCAGTGGTTATTATTCAGGTATGATCACCTGATTTCAAATGTAAGAGCCTGGTTGTTAGGGGGATGCAGATAAAAACAGGTGAAGTCAAACATTACAGTTTGGTAAATTGACTGATCCAAACCAGACTATCTGCAGTTAATTCTcagttaggtgtgtgtgtgtgagtttacaTTTGGTTGGAGGGCACTATCGCTAGTTTCGTGTTTCTTTTATTAACGTTGGGTACATATATTAATATTTGTTCACTGTCTTTGCCGGAGTGCAAAGCCCTTTGGCATCCAGATTATTTGTTACAACTAAAACTTTAAAAGACACACTGCCCTGCTTTGTCCTTTTTATAATTCAGCACATCCAACATCATTGCTGCCCATCATCTGACTCCTGTCCTACTCTACTTCCCAAAGGCCTTACAAGACTAGAACTTCAGTCTGGATGAGATAAGCAGTGATGAGGTTTTGGTTCAGTCCATAAAAAACAAGTTTTGTTTAGGATTGGAGCTGATAAAGCTACAAACTTAAACTTagctctttttcttgtgttattgAAACATATGACTTCACTATGCAACAGACTTATCCAGAGTTGTGTAAATCTCCTGTTTCTTGGAAGCACTTTTTTCAGATGTCTCCTCCTTAAAATCTACTTTTCCAACCTGTAAACGGGGCTTTGACGCCCCTGCCTTGCAGCATACGCAGTTTCAAAATAAGTCTGAAAAGTGAGCTTCCTTTTCTAAAGGGGATTGTCGTGAAAAACACACTTTATCAGTGCATTTGGGTATCTTGAGTTTTGAGAGTTTTTGTGTCCTTCCTACATCAGAACACAAAGACTCAACAAGCCCTTTATATGTGGCTCCACTCCTTACACTGAAACAGGCTCATTAGAATAAACCTTTCCTAATGTATACCATAACGCATGTAAAGATGCTCTATTGGAAACGTAAAGTCCAAGTATGAAACGCAGCttaatatgtcccctttaaaggTCACATCCGAACCCTTTTAATGAGAGCCTCCTCCCTCTCCAATCTTTGGATTTGAAATAAGAAAGCTAGAGGTTATCACCTCCTGTTCTTCCTAATATATGTGAATACTGGTGTGGGTGTGTTTGATTTGTTGTTGATTGTGATTCTTATGTTGCAGAGTACTAATGCAAAAACTAGACCACTTTTGGTAGCTGGATATGATGTCAAAGATCTCCTTTCTACCTCCATGCTATTTATGTTTCTCCACTTTCCTCTCTTCGGTGTACTTTGACAAACTTTTCTAtcatctttcatttatcttcttgtgtttatttatgtttttaaggACCAAATAACCAGTGTGGACTATCCCTGATAACATTGCTGCTAAAGAGGCATTACTGGTAGACACTTCTCATGTTCTCATATTATAATGCTGCATACAGTGACACAGTCTCCTCTCTAGTTGTTGTTTTTATCATAAAGTCGATCTCAAGCTATAGTGTAACTCACCATTAATGCCCTTTATCCCCATTGGCCTAAATAGAAGTGGCCCCTGTCTCTAATTGGCCTTAAACGTATACAGAGTAGAAATCCCTTTCCTTTCAAACCATATCTGACTGAAATGGGAATAATGGTTCACACTGTATCCATATAAAACATTCCTCCACAgaccaagcttccataagtatTTTCACAAGTGGAATATTGTCTTTCTATACAACATGCTCCCCTTTTCACTGAGGAACACGCATATTCATGTTGCAGTGCAACGATTAGGAGCGAAAGAAACCAGTCAACGCGTTTCCTCTGTATGTCAGCACTGTACTCGTGAATGCTGTTTTATATATGCTAAACGGTCAATGAGCCTTATTCTGTTTGACTTTTGGTGTTTAGTGATAAGGGAATGTTTAACACAGACTTTTTCTATACCTGCAGGCTTATATTTCATTTCCTTTGTCTTATGTTTCATTTCCTTTGTCTTGTGTTTCATTTCCTTTGTCTTGATTGATTTAAAGATGAGTATAATGGGTCACGTTTTTACTGTGAAATGAATTTGTTTAAAGCAGAACTTCAGCATGCATTCATGTTCAGATAGAAAACGGCTTGTGTTTGCTAACATAACACTTAGTTTTAGATACGTCCTGTCATCCAAAGCTGTGTGTAACGTTTTAATGCATGTTAACTATTCAATGCAGAACCACTTAAGATAAAACGCTGATAAAGCACTCGTTGCTTTGTTATTTTTTCATACCTGGGCTCATGTTTCACATCCTTCTTGGCTCAaactgcagtttaaaataatacTGTGGACAAGCTATCACTTGAtttgtaatttatttatttttaaactcgAGGAATAGGATTTACAGTGAGTGGGATCGTCACGTCATGTCATGGCTTCTTCGTCTCTCTTAACACTCCAACATTAAGCACATTTCATGTTTCATTTTATCCATTGGCTGCACATGCTATCTGAACATCTTGTTGAAGGAATAGATGACCTTCTCCTTATCATACCACTACTGGGCCTAGCTGTAATCAGCTTATTCAGCTAATAAGGAATCTGCAGCTTGAGAAGGGTTTGGAAAAACACCATTAGATGTCGTTTGACAGTATGTGCAGGTCTCCTTGACTCTTTAAAATGATTCTTACAGATGTGAAAAACATAAGGACTAAACTGCCTTTACTGCAGAGTGTATACTTAAGAACTCACTTAGCAGCTTCAGGCACATAAGAGCACAAGCTTTAAAAGAAGTGGCATACATTATTTAAAGAAACCTGATGTTTGATTTGGAAAAACAGATGAATGATTAATAAGTGTACCGTGGTCCTCTTTGCAGATTTGAACACACAACTCAACTGTGAAATACAGCCTCATATCTATATAAAAGCAATTTCAAGACTTGTTCAAGTGACAAGTCAGTCTTTTGGTTTAAAACAACTTCCCAATTATGGAATCAGACTTAAAGAATATGATGGTGCCAATCTCCCTGGAAAACGTTCAACCTCACTATTTACCTAAAGTTACATGTAAAGACTGAGGATTGGGGTGCTGAGCTCACTGAGAGATGTGTTAGGACTTGATTCACCTGGCTGCAGAAAAACGAGCCAGATGTGCGATTTCCCTCATAAATTGAAATGTCATTTGGTAGGCTATATACCATTTTACAATAACAACTAAATGTGTCAGTTAATTTTCCTATAAAAAGACCTTACCTTGTTCTTAGAAGTTCAACACATCTTAGTAACTGGAGACAGAATTTAAAAAGCAGACGATAAATGAAATGTTTGctttattttttaatctgtaTGAATTCATAAATGGTtaaaaagagaacatttgaacaaGTTGGAAACCCTTTCATACTGAAAACACATGTCAAGTTTTCAGATAGAGACTTTGCATTGCAGctaataactaatgtcattttAATGGGGACTTTCTAACTTCCCAACCTTTACTGATTTGATGGTTTCCAACTCCTTCAGGCACATGAAATCATCAAAAGTGAACGCTTACTAGATTAAGTGCATACAAAGAAAATGGAGAATTGACTGATACTGCACAATATGGTGCTTTTCTCCATCAAAATGGCCTAATTGTATTCAGTAAATAAACTAATCATTGCGGAATTCCCAAGGAAGAGCGGATTTAATTTCATGGCACATCAGTTTGTCTTAGCATATTGCCAAACGGTAGTAAAAGAGAGCAGTGTAACTAAATAACAGTCCTGGTGGCTCAGTCATAAGGCCAATCAGTGTGAACATGAACAAACTGTTCCTCTAAAGACAAACACATTAACATTAAAACATGCTCCTTCTTTCAGGTATGATAGAAAATGCTTCATAAATACAAGTGAATAAAACAAAATTCACATCTTGTGCTTtccaaattatttaaaaaaagatgacCAACTGTTGCACTTGC of Pseudochaenichthys georgianus chromosome 3, fPseGeo1.2, whole genome shotgun sequence contains these proteins:
- the adpgk2 gene encoding ADP-dependent glucokinase codes for the protein MEREGRASWMKYGPVVSLFVVILSFWFRSPQNEVLDDRLDTVLSSLLRAEGKVGVNNVARPKVAVGFGGCVDLIVDGVSLLNKIGLAHTDQPLHHDLIENEVQLAQSFAYFFAPGAAAERFVLNDTFFSELVEASRDLPGNRWAIGGNAPVMAGRMATEGCDLLLGGSFSPEFTDVLSEHIAVAGNIVEEPDIHLILEYPSGASWGQYTSRRANRYIVHSDDHNPYLDSMAAFAEKLKGFDPDLLVVGGLQMMDNFPFQSGEREALLSRLADLLSSSSPTIGVHFEMASFVEEGIMEELFHYVILHADSLGMNEQELPNLLSLLKGSNITVLSDPNPRVATVLDQMREVYRIVNLRSKEASNTSSAKAKPLTRLHVHTLAFQAMIVTHGSKWKNTMSATAKASLTANRHVCGSDDIDPSKARLIMDDSFSVSQREGSVRIPLQESRPVSCWDEDDYEICVAPVLVCTEVYQTAGGGDNVSAAGLVLQI